From Apteryx mantelli isolate bAptMan1 chromosome 14, bAptMan1.hap1, whole genome shotgun sequence, the proteins below share one genomic window:
- the CXXC5 gene encoding CXXC-type zinc finger protein 5 yields MSNSGSHQDTGNKPDTLEKNNQDDSQPPVNSERRNKSGIISEPLNKSLKKSRPLSHYSTFGSSSSVSEHSEKGTSLTNGNEATVDKSNSTSKHKNISSMLSKLDRVSEISSEGQNALQQFAQSTEMLKRVVQEHIPLASDHGTGISDMEAVSAAETMNSPSDFPYLGAFPINPGLFIMTPAGVFLAESALHMAGLAEYPMQNELASAINSGKKKRKRCGMCPPCRRRINCEQCSSCRNRKTGHQICKFRKCEELKKKPSAALEKVMLPTGAAFRWFQ; encoded by the exons atgtcgaATTCGGGCTCCCATCAAGACACTGGGAACAAGCCAGACACGTTGGAAAAAAATAACCAAGATGACTCTCAACCCCCTGTCAACTCCGAGAGGAGGAACAAAAGTGGAATAATAAGTGAACCTTTGAACAAAAGTCTTAAGAAGTCCCGTCCACTCTCCCACTATTCCACCTTTGGTAGCAGCAGCTCGGTAAGCGAACATTCAGAGAAAGGCACGTCCTTAACTAATGGCAATGAAGCAACTGTGGATAAAAGTAATTCTACCTCAAAGCACAAAAACATCTCTAGTATGCTGAGCAAATTAGACAGGGTGTCAGAAATCTCCTCAGAAGGACAGAACGCCCTACAACAGTTTGCTCAGTCGACAGAAATGCTCAAAAGAGTGGTACAGGAGCATATTCCTCTAGCAAGCGACCATGGGACTGGTATCTCTGATATGGAGGCGGTCTCAGCTGCAGAGACAATGAACAGCCCCTCTGATTTTCCTTACCTGGGGGCTTTTCCCATCAACCCAGGCCTTTTCATTATGACCCCCGCTGGCGTGTTTCTGGCAGAGAGCGCGCTCCATATGGCTGGCTTGGCAGAGTATCCAATGCAGAATGAATTGGCATCTGCCATCAATTCGGGGAAAAAGAAACGGAAAAGATGTGGCATGTGCCCGCCCTGCCGAAGACGGATAAACTGCGAGCAGTGCAGCAGTTGTAGGAATCGCAAAACTGGCCACCAGATTTGCAAATTCCGAAAATGTGAAGAACTCAAAAAGAAGCCTTCTGCAGCACTGGAG aaggTGATGCTTCCTACAGGAGCTGCATTCAGATGGTTTCAGTAG